The genomic DNA CGTCACCGTCCCGGTGTGCAACAACTGGGCCGACATCGGCCTGCCCGAGGTGTTCAACGACCCCGACCTGGCGTCCTTCAACGGCGCCACCACGCAGACGTCGGCCACCGATGTCACGCACCTGGTCAAGCAGGCCGTCGGGGTGTTCGCCACCAACGAGGCGGCCGCGGCGGCCTTCGCCCGGCTGAACGACCGGACGGTGGGCTGCTCGGGGCAGACCGCGGTGATGGGCTTCGGCAACGGCACCTCACAGGTGTGGAGCTTCAGCGGAGCGGGGCCGGACGGGCAGCAAGCGGCCTGGGTCAAGCAGGAGGCGGGCACCGACCGGCGTTGTTTCACCCAGACCAGGCTCCGGGAGAATGTTCTGCTGCAGGCGAAAGTCTGTCAGTCGGGCAACGGTGGTCCGGCGGTCAACGTGCTGGCCGGGGCCATCCAGAACAGCCTGGGCCAATAATTCCGGGGTTGGCCGTCGGCCGCCCGGGTAACTGTCACCACAATGTCAGCCGATGAACCCGCGAACTTTGTCGGTGACCTCACCCAAGATGGTCACATGACGTTTGTCGTCGCACCGCCCGCCACGGCAGGCGAAACACAGGCGCGTGCGTTGGTGAATTCCGCCGACGCCGCGCAGCACATCGCCGAGGGCAGCCTCACCGACGCCCCGCTGGGCCGGGTGGGCCTGGAGATCGAGGCCCATTGTTTCGACCGGGCCGACCTGCAGCGCCGGCCCGGCTGGCAGCAGATCACCGATGTCATCGCCGGGTTGCCGACCCTGCCGGGCGGCAGTGCTGTCACCGTCGAACCCGGCGGGGCCGTGGAACTGTCCGGCCCGCCGTTCGAGGGAGCACCGGCGGCCATCGCCGCCATGGCCGCTGACCGGGCCGTCCTCGACGTGGCGTTCGACGCTGCCGGGCTGGGGCTGGCTCTGCTCGGGGCGGACCCGTTGCGGCGGCCGCAACGCGTCAACCCCGGCCCTCGCTACCAGGCCATGGAGCAGTTCTTCGCTGCCAGCGGCACCGGTGAGGCCGGCGCGGCCATGATGACCTCAACGGCCTCCATCCAGGTCAATCTGGATGCCGGCCCCCGGGCCGGCTGGGGTGCGCGCGTCCGCCTGGCGCACGCGCTGGGCCCCACCATGATCGCGATCAGCGCCAACTCGCCGCTGCGCGGCGGCCAGTTCACCGGCTGGGCATCCTCGCGCCAACAGGTCTGGGGACAACTCGACTCGGCACGCTGCGGCCCGATTCTGGGCCACAGCACCGACGACCCCGCCGCCGAGTGGGCGCGCTATGCACTGAAAGCGCCGGTGATGCTGGTGCGCGACGGTGCCGAGGCGACGCCCGTCCTGGACTGGGTGCCCTTCGCCGAATGGGCCGACGGCAGCATCCCGCTCGGCGGCCGCCGCCCCACCACAGCCGACCTCGACTACCACCTGACCACCTTGTTCCCCCCGGTGCGTCCGCGCCGCTGGCTGGAGATCCGCTATCTCGACAGCCTTCCGGACACGCTGTGGCCCGCGGTCGCCCACACCATGACCACCCTGCTCGACGACCCGGTGGCCGCTGACCTGGCGGCCGAGGCGGTCGAGCCCGTGGCCACCGCCTGGGACACCGCGGCGCGGGCGGGGCTGGCCGACCGGCATCTGCGGGAGTCCGCAGTGCGGTGCCTGGAGATCGCGGCCGAGCGCGCGCCCGGGGAATTGATCGGGTCGATGCAGCTGTTGGTCGATCTGGTGGCCCAGGCCCGCAGTCCCGGGGACCAGTTTTCCGACACCGCGGTGCGCCTGGGAATCGACGCCGCCATCGCCGACCTGTGGCAGGAGCGCTGAGTGAGTACCCGAGAGTTGTTGGCCGACGGTTTGTCCCGCGCCCGTGAGCGCACCCGCGCGCTGGTGGCGTTCGAGGACGACGAGCTGCGCCGGCAGTACCACCCGCTGATGAGCCCACTGGTGTGGGATCTAGCGCACATCGGGCAGCAGGAGGAGCTGTGGCTGCTGCGCGACGGCAACCTCGAGGTGCCCGGCCTGCTGCCCCGCAACATCGAGGGGCTCTACGACGCCTTTGTGCATTCCCGCGCCAGCCGGGTGGATCTGCCGCTGCTCTCCCCGGCGGAGGCACACCGGTATCTGGAGACCGTGCGGCGCAAGGCCCTCGATGTCCTCGACGCCGCGGACGAGGACCACGAGTTCCGCTTTGCGCTGGTGATCAGCCACGAGAACCAGCACAACGAGACCATGCTGCAGGCACTGGCCATGCGCACCGGGGCGCCGCTGCTGAGCGCCGGAACAGCGCTGCCGGGCGGCAGACCCGGCGTCGCCGGAACGTCGGTCGAGGTGCCCGCCGGTGACTTCGTCCTCGGCGTCGATCCCGCCGACGAGCCGTTCTCCCTGGACAACGAGCGGCCCGCGCACACCGTGTTCGTCCCGGGTTTCCGCATCGGCCGGGTGCCCGTCACCAACCGCGAATGGCGGGCATTCCTCGACGACGGTGGCTACCGGCGGCCCGAGCTGTGGTCCACCCGGGGCTGGGACCACCGCACGAAAGCCGGCCTCGATGCGCCGATGTACTGGAACACCGACGGCACCCGCACCCGGTTCGGGCATCTCGAGACCATCCCGGACGACGAGCCCGTGCAGCACGTCACGTATTTCGAAGCGCAGGCCTACGCCCGGTGGGCGGGCGCGCGGCTGCCCACCGAGATCGAATGGGAGAAGGCCGCCGCCTGGGATCCGGCCGCCGGTCGTCGCCGCCGGTTCCCCTGGGGTGCCGCGACGCCCACCGCCGCCGTGGCCAACCTCACCGGCGAGGCGCTGCGCCCCGCCCCCGTGGGTGCCTACCCGGCCGGCGCGTCGGCCTACGGCGCCGAGCAGATGCTGGGCGATGTGTGGGAATGGACCAGCTCCCCGCTGCGGCCGTGGCCGGGGTTCACGCCGATGATCTACGACCGCTATACCGAGCCCTTCTTCGAGGGGGATTACCGCGTACTGCGCGGCGGATCGTGGGCGGTGGCCGCGGACATCCTGCGCCCCAGCTTCCGCAACTGGGACCACCCGATCCGGCGGCAGATCTTCTCCGGTGTGCGATTGGCCTGGGATCTGTAGATGTGCCGCCACCTCGGCTGGCTGGGTGAGGCCGTGTCCGTGTCCAGCCTGGTGCTCGAACCGCCCAACGGATTGCTGGTGCAGTCCTACGCCCCGCGCCGGCAGAAACACGGGACCATGAACGCCGACGGCTGGGGTGTCGGCTTCTTCGACGGCGACACCCCGCGCCGGTGGCGGGGCGCCGCGCCGCTCTGGGGAGACAGCTCGTTTGCCTCGGTGGCACCCGCGCTGGCCAGCACGTGTGTGGTGGCGGCGGTGCGCTCGGCCACTGTGGGCATGCCCATCGATGTCAGCGCGGCTGCGCCCTTCACCGACGGACGCTGGCTGCTGTCCCACAACGGTGTGGTGGACCGGTCGGTGCTGCCCGCGGACTCGGGTGCCGAGTCGGTGGTGGACAGCGCGCTGCTGGCCGCGCTGATCTTCCGGCGCGGGCTGGATCAACTGGGCCCGACCATCGCCGAAGTGGGTGCCGCCGACCCCCTGGCGCGTTTGAACATTCTGGCCGGCAACGGGTGTCGTCTCCTGGCCACCACCTGGGGTGACACCCTGTCGATGTTGCGCAGGCCCGATGGGGTGGTGGTGGCCAGTGAGCCCTACGACGATCACCCGGATTGGGAGGACATCCCCGACCACCACCTCGTCGACGTCCACGACGGCACCGTGACCGTCACCGCCCTGTAGGAAGGTCCACGATGACCAGTCACACCTCCATCACCGTCGCCAACCATCTGGCCGCCGACCACGCCGCCCGTGCTCTGCGTGAAGATGTCCGCACCGGGTTGACTGCCAGCCCGAAGTCGTTGCCGCCCAAGTGGTTCTACGACGCCGTGGGCAGCGACCTGTTCGACCGGATCACCCGGCTGCCGGAGTACTACCCCACCCGGGCCGAGGCGTCCATCCTGGCGCAGCGCGCCGCCGAGATCGCCGTCGCCAGTGGCGCCGACACCCTGGTCGAACTCGGCAGCGGCACCTCCGAGAAGACCCGCAGGCTGCTCGATGCTCTTCGTGAGCACGGCACGCTGACCCGCTTCATCCCGTTTGATGTCGACTCGTCGGTGCTGGTGGCCGCAGGTGCCGCGCTGACCGCGGAGTATCCCGGCCTGGACATCGACCCCGTGTGCGGGGACTTCGAAGAGCACCTGGGCGAGATTCCCCGCGGTGGCAGTAGGCTTTTCGCGTTTCTGGGCTCCACCATCGGCAACCTCACCCCCGGACCGCGCGCACAGTTCCTGGCATCACTGGCGGCGGTGATGAACCCCGGCGATTCCCTGCTGCTGGGCACCGACCTGGTGAAGGACACCGAGCGTCTGGTGCGCGCCTATGACGACAGCGCGGGAGTCACCGCCGCGTTCAACCGCAATGTGCTGTCGGTGGTGAACCGGGAGCTGCACGCCGACTTCGACCTGGACGCGTTCGCCCACGTGGCCAAGTGGAATGCCGGCGAGGAACGCATCGAGATGTGGCTGCGGGCCGCCACCGCCCAGCAGGTGCACATCGGCGAGCTGGACCTGCGCGTCGACTTCGCCGCGGGTGAAGAGATGTTGACCGAGGTGTCGTGCAAGTTCCGCTCCGAGGGCGTGGCCCGCGAACTTGCCGCCGCCGGGCTTACCCGCACCCACTGGTGGACCGACGCCCCCGGTGATTTCGGTCTGTCGCTGGCCGTGCGGTGACCGAGCTGGCCGGGTCGTGGCGTGCCGCCCGGCCGCAACCGGCTGGTATTCACCTGGACTCGGCGGCCTGTTCCCGCCAGAGCTTCGCGGTCATCGATGCGCTCGCTCAGCACGCGCGGCACGAGGCCGAGCTGGGGGGATACGTCGCCGCCGCGGCGGCCGAACCCGTGCTGGCCGCCGGGCGGACCGCGATCGCGGCGTTGACGGGCCGGGCGGGCGAGGACGTCGTCTTCACCACCGGGTCCACCCACGCGCTGGACCTGCTGCTGGGGTCCTGGCCTGGGCGGCGGACGCTGGCCTGTGCGCCCGGCGAGTACGGGCCCAACCTGGCGGTGATGGCCGCCAACGGATTCGAGGTGCACGCGCTGCCGGTCGACAGCCTGGGCCGGGTGATCGTGGAGCAAGCCCGGGAGATGCTGGCCGCCGACCCGCCGGCGCTGGTGCACCTGACCGGAGTCGGGAGTCACCGGGGGGTGGCCCAACCCCTGCATGAACTGGTGCACGGGTGCCGGGGGCTGGGCATCCCGGTGGTGCTGGACGCCGCGCAGGCTTTTGGCCAGATCGACTGTGCCGTGGGCGCGGACGCGGTGTACTCCTCGTCGCGCAAGTGGATGGCCGGACCCCGCGGGGTCGGGTTCCTGGCGGTCGCGCCCGAACTCGCGGGCCGGTTGATCCGCCGGCTGCCGCCCCCCGACTGGGATGTGGCGGTGGGGGTGCTGGAATCCTTCGAGCACCACGAGGCCAATGTCGCTGCCCGGCTGGGTTTCTCGCTCGCCGTTGGCGAGTACGTGGCGGCGGGTCCGGCTGCGGTGCGGGCCCGGCTCGCCGAGCTGGGGACCGCGGCGCGCATTGCGGTCGACGGGGTGGCCGGCTGGCGGGTGGTCGAACCCGTCGACGAGCCCACCGCCATCACCACGTTGGTGCCGCCGGATCATGTCGACCCGGTTGCGGTGCGGGAGTGGCTGACCGGCGAGCGCGGAATCGTCACCACTGTGGCTCTACAGGCCCGCGCGCCGTTCGAGCTGACCGGCCCGGTGCTGCGGATCTCGCCGCACGTCGATACCACCGAGGCCGATCTGGACATGTTCGTCGCCGCGCTTGCGGACGGCACGGCTGCAGCCCTCTCGGATCGCCAGGTGTGATCGCGGCCACTTCGGGGAACCCCCGTCTGCGGCGGTGACGATCAGGGGCTGAGGAGTCGGGGATGGCTAGTGCAGGGGAACCAGGGGCGGACACTGCTGCAGAGGCGGAGAAGCCCAAGAAGAAAGACCGCACGCACTGGCTCTACATCATGGTCCTGGTGGCCATCGTGGCCGGGATCATCGTCGGTCTGGCGTCGCCGGACACCGGGGCGTCGTTGGGCGTTCTCGGCACTCTGTTCGTCGCCTTGATCAAGATGATGATCAGCCCGGTCATCTTCTGCACCATCGTCTTGGGCATCGGGTCGGTGCGCAAGGCGGCCTCCGTCGGCAAGGTGGGTGGGCTGGCGCTGGGCTACTTCCTGGTGATGTCCACCTTCGCCCTGGCCATCGGCCTGTTGGTGGGCAACATCATCCATCCCGGTGACGGGCTGAACGCGACCGGTGATCCGGCTGCCGGTGCCGAGTTGGCCGCAGAGGCCGAAGGCGAAGGCGGGACCATGGAGTTCATCTCCGGGATCATCCCGACCTCACTGCTGAGCTCGCTCACCGAAGGCAATGTGCTGCAGACGTTGTTCGTGGCATTGCTGGTCGGATTTGCCGTGCAGGCCATGGGCCGCACCGGCGAGCCGCTGCTGCGCGGCATCGGGCTGTTGCAGAAGCTGGTCTTCCGCATCCTCGCCGGCATCCTGTGGCTGGCACCCATCGGTGCGTTCGGCGCCATCGCAAAAGTTGTGGGCGACACCGGTTTCCAAGCTGTTATCCAGATGGGCGTGCTGATGGGCGCCTTCTACCTGACCTGTGTGGTGTTCGTCTTCGGCGTGCTCGGGGTGCTGATCCGGCTGATCGCCGGCCAGTCGATCTTCAAGCTGGCCCGCTATTTGGCCCGGGAGTACCTGCTGATCGTCGCCACGTCGTCCTCGGAGTCGGCGCTGCCGCGTCTGATCGCCAAGATGGAACACGCCGGCGTGCAGCCCACCACCGTCGGAATTGTTGTGCCGACCGGCTATTCGTTCAATCTGGACGGCACTGCGATCTACCTGACGATGGCGTCGCTGTTCATCGCCGACGCGCTCGGCGACCCGCTGACCATCGGCGAACAGCTTTCGCTGCTGGTGTTCATGATCATCGCCTCCAAGGGTGCGGCCGGGGTCAGCGGTGCCGGACTGGCCACCCTGGCCGGCGGGCTGCAGGCCCACCGTCCCGAGCTGCTCGACGGCATCGGCCTGATTGTCGGCATCGACCGGTTCATGTCCGAAGCCCGCGCCCTGACCAACTTCTCGGGCAATGCCGTGGCCACCGTCCTGGTGGGTTCGTGGACCGACACGGTGGACAAGGACCGGCTGAGCAAGGTGCTCGACGGGGAGATCCCGTTCGACGAGCAGACGATGGTCGACGACGACTCCCACGACCGCAAGCCGGCCATGTCCGGCTCGGAGACGAGCTGAGTCAAGTGTCCCGCAACGGATTCACTGCTCGCCGGTGATCTCGAGCTGGTGGTCGGCGACAGCCTGCAGGTTGTCCAGGAACTTCGTGTACTCGGCCTCGCCGAGGAGCGCGGCGTGGCGGTGGGTGATGTCGGCGAGGATGGCCTGCGACGCCCGCAGCAGCCGGCGCCCCTTCGCAGTGGGCACCACCAGCTTGGCGCGGCGGTCTTCGGGATCAGGTTTGCGGGTGACGTAACCGAGGCGCTCCAGATCGTCGACGATGTGACCCACCACCTGCTTGAGTTGGCCACACTTGCGGGCCAGTTCGGTGGCCCGGACGCCCTCGGGAGTCAGATACGCCAGCACGGCGCCGTGGCGCGGACCGACGTTGGGGTAACCCGCCCGGTGCAGGCGGTCGAAGTGTTCGTTTTGCACCGCGAACATCACCTGCCCGGCGAGGGTGCCGAGGTCATGCCCATCTGTCACTGCCGCCTCCAATGTCACAGCATGGAGTGCACTGTATCGGGTGTCTAATTAAGCCGATACCGCACCTGCGGCCGGCCGGCCTTGCCGTACTCCGTCACCCGGGTGACCACACCGTCGTCGGCCAGCCGTTCCAGATATCGCCACGCCGTGACCCGCGAAATACCCAGCTGTGCAGCAGCTTCGGAGGCGTTCAGGCCGGTGGGTGCACCCCGGATCGCGGCGGTGACCAGGTCCAGAGTGTCCGCGGACACGCCCTTGGGGGTGGATGCCTTTTGGTCGGCGGTGCGCAGCGCATTGATGGCGCGATCGATCTCGTGCTGCCCGGCCGCGGCGCCGCCGGCACCGAGGGCCTCCCGGTATTGCTGATAGCGCTCCAGCTTGTCGCGAAAGGCCGCGAAGGTGAACGGTTTCAGCAGATAGAGCGCCACCCCGTGGGCCACCGCCGAGCGCACCACCTCGAGGTCCCGTTCCGAGGTGATGGCGATGATGTCCGGGGAGGGCCGGATACCGCTGAGTGCGGAGGCGACGTCGATACCGCTGGCATCAGGCAGCCCGATGTCCAGCAGCACCAGGTCGATCGGCGAATCGCCGGCAGCGGCGCCGGCCACGGTTCGCACCGCCGCGCTGCCGGTACCCACCACACCGTGCACCGCGAAGCCGGGCAGGCGATCGACGTAGGCCCGGTGCGCCTCCGCGATCAGTGGCTCGTCGTCGACGATGAGGACCCGGATCACGCGCGCACCGTCGGGATGGTGGCGGTGATGACCGAACCGTAGGAGTTCTGCGAGGTGATGGTGCCGCCGTGCGCGGCGATCACCTGCCACACCAGGGCAAGGCCCAGGCCGCGATCCCCGGATTTGGTGGAATGGCCCCGCATCCGGGCCTGCTCGAAGGCGTCCGGCGTCATACCCGGTCCGCTGTCGGCGACGCTGACCGTCAGCGAGTCCGACGTTCCGCGTACGGTCACCTCGACCCAGCTGGGTTCGGCCACTCTTGCGGCTTCAATCGCGTTGTCGACGAGATTGCCCACCAGCGTGACCAATTCGCCCTGGGTGAGGCCGATGTTGTCCGGATCGTCGAGCAGTGACTCCTCGGTGACCGTCAGCTCGACCCCGCTGTCGCGGGCCTGGCTGATCTTGCCCAGCAGTAGCGCCGCCAGCGCCGGCTCGGCGACGGTGGCCATCAACCGGTCGATGAGGTGCTGCGAGACGGCCAACTCGGCGGTGGCGAACGCGACGGCCTGTTCGGCGCGGCCCAACTCCACCATGGTGATGACCGTGTGCAGGCGGTTGTCCGCCTCGTGCGCGCGGGAGCGCAGTGATTCGGTGAACTGCGTCAGTGAGCTCAACTCGCCGGACACCCGCTGCAGGTCGGTGCGATCACGCAGCGTCATGACCGTGCCGACCTTGCGGTTCTCCCACTGCACCGGTTGCTGGTTGACCAGCAGCACCCGGTCGGCGGTCACGTGGGTCTCGTCGGTCAGCGTCTCGTCTCCCGAGGTGCCCAGCGAGCCCGGCAGCCCGGCGCGCGTCACCGGCCCCTCGGGAAGTGAAAGCAGCCGTCGCGCTTCGTCGTTGACCACCTCGGCGCGGCCGTCGGCGTTGAACACCAGCAGACCTTCCCCGATGGCGTGCAGCACTGCCTCCCGCTGCTCGTACAGCGCGGACAGATCGCCGAACGACAGTCCCAGCGTGCGTCGCCGCAACCGTCGCTCCAACAAGTAGGCCCCGGTCAGCGCCATCACCAGCGCGACCCCCAACGCCAACCCGATGGCCGGCAAGGTGGCCATCACGCTCTGGGAAACCTTGGTGCGGGTGACGCCCGCAGAGACCAGGCCGACGATGGTTCCGGAATCGTCGCGCACCGGCGCCACCGCCCGGATGGACGGGCCGAGGGTGCCCGGGTAGGTCTCGGTGAACGTCGTCCCGGCCAGCGCCCGGTCGATGTTGCCGGTGAACTGGCCGCCGATGCGGTTGACGTCGGTGTGGGTGAAGCGGGTGCGATCCGGTGCCATCACCACGATGAAATCCGCCCCGGTGGCCTTGCGGATGGCCTCGGTCTGCGGTTGCAGGATGGCCGTGGGATCGGGCGACTCGATGGCTTCGGCGGTGGAGCGCATCAACGCCACCGACTCGGTGATCGCGATGACCTTCTGCGTCGTCAGCTCGTCGGCGTCGCGCCGGGCGTCCAGCACGGCGACCCCGCCCGCGCCCAGGATGAGGATCAACAGCAGAGCCAACTGCCACCGGAAGAGCTCCCGGGCGACACTGCGGGACGACGAAGCCGGCGAGGTACGAGGCGGGTGAGGAGTCACGCCATCGACACTGCGGGACGACGAAGCCGGCGAGGTACGAGGCGGGTGAGGAGTCACGCCATCGACACTGCGGTCCGTTGTCATCGTGACGACCTTATTTCCTGCGAACTGAAATCAATGAACTTATTGGTGACTTGAGTCACGGCGGGGCTGACAGTGATCTGCAGCAAGTGACCCCCAACACACAGGAGTGCAGACATGGCTGACACCGCCACCGCACCTCCGCGGAAACGCGACCGTACCCATTGGCTCTACATCGGCGTCATCATCGCGGTGCTCGGCGGCATCGTCGTCGGCCTCGTCTCGCCGGACACCGGCTCCGAACTGGGCGTGCTCGGCACCATGTTCGTCAGCCTGATCAAGATGATGATCAGCCCGGTCATCTTCTGCACCATCGTCTTGGGCATCGGCTCGGTCCGCAAAGCAGCTTCCGTCGGCAAGGTCGGCGGTATGGCGCTGGGTTACTTCCTGGCGATGTCCACCGCTGCACTGGCCATCGGCCTGGTGGTCGGCAACCTGATCAGCCCCGGAACCGGGCTGAATGTCGCCGCTGACCCGGCGGCAGGCGCCGAACTGGCCGAGAAGGCCGAAGGCGCCGGCGGCACCATGGAGTTCATCTCGGGCATCATCCCGACCTCGCTGCTGAGCTCGTTGACCGAGGGCAGCGTGCTGCAGACCCTGTTCGTCGCGCTGCTGGTGGGCTTCGGCCTGCAGGCCATGGGCGAGGCCGGTGAGCCGATCCTGCGTGCAATCGGTCTGATCCAGAAGCTGGTCTTCCGCATCCTGGCGGGCATCCTGTGGCTGGCCCCGATCGGTGCCTTCGGTGCCATTGCCAAGGTGGTCGGCGACACCGGTTTCGCCGCGGTGGTGCAGCTCGGTGTGCTGATGGGTGCGTTCTACCTGACGTGCACGATCTTCGTCTTCGGTGTCCTGGGCGGACTGATGCGCATGGTGTCCGGCATCTCGATCTTCAAGCTGGTTCGGTACCTGGCCCGGGAGTACCTGCTGATCGTCGCCACGTCATCCTCGGAGTCGGCGCTGCCGCGTCTGATCGCCAAGATGGAGCACGCCGGCGTGCAGCCCACCACCGTCGGAATCGTTGTGCCGACCGGCTATTCGTTCAACCTGGACGGCACCGCGATCTACCTGACGATGGCGTCGCTGTTCATCGCCGACGCAATGGGCAACCCGCTGTCGATCCCCGAGCAGCTCAGCTTGCTGCTGTTCATGATCATCGCCTCCAAGGGTGCGGCCGGCGTCAGCGGTGCCGGGCTGGCCACCCTGGCCGGCGGCCTGCAGAGCCACCGTCCCGAGCTGCTCGACGGCATCGGCCTGATCGTCGGCATCGACCGGTTCATGTCCGAGGCGCGCGCCGTCACCAACTTCTCGGGTAACGCGGTTGCCACCATCCTGATCGGCACCTGGACCAAGACGTTGGACAAGGCCCGGATCAACGACGTGCTCGACGGCAAGGCCCCGTTCGACGAGCAGACCATGGTCGACGACCATCCGGCACCCGCCGACTCCAAGAAGGAGGCCGTCGGCGTCTGACGGCCCACGAGCAACCGAGCGCCGGTCCGAAATGGACCGGCGCTCGGTCATTTTTTCCCGGTGCCCCCGTTCTCCCGGCACACATGTGTGCCCAGCTGCGGTGCCACGGCGTGTCGCTCGGTAAATCGCACATATGTGGCCCGCACCTGCCCGATCGGGTAGGTGCGGGCCTGCCCGGTCGAGCTGAAAATCACTGCCGTGGGACGGGTTTGCACCCGTAACTGTTCCGCAGATCACAGTGCGTCGCGGACTCTGGTGGCCGACACCGGAGAGAACCGAGAGGACGCACCGAT from Mycolicibacterium tokaiense includes the following:
- the egtA gene encoding ergothioneine biosynthesis glutamate--cysteine ligase EgtA, coding for MTFVVAPPATAGETQARALVNSADAAQHIAEGSLTDAPLGRVGLEIEAHCFDRADLQRRPGWQQITDVIAGLPTLPGGSAVTVEPGGAVELSGPPFEGAPAAIAAMAADRAVLDVAFDAAGLGLALLGADPLRRPQRVNPGPRYQAMEQFFAASGTGEAGAAMMTSTASIQVNLDAGPRAGWGARVRLAHALGPTMIAISANSPLRGGQFTGWASSRQQVWGQLDSARCGPILGHSTDDPAAEWARYALKAPVMLVRDGAEATPVLDWVPFAEWADGSIPLGGRRPTTADLDYHLTTLFPPVRPRRWLEIRYLDSLPDTLWPAVAHTMTTLLDDPVAADLAAEAVEPVATAWDTAARAGLADRHLRESAVRCLEIAAERAPGELIGSMQLLVDLVAQARSPGDQFSDTAVRLGIDAAIADLWQER
- a CDS encoding sensor domain-containing protein produces the protein MRVVALAACAAVSVTLAAPAAARPSDPGVVNYAVMGKGSVANIVGAPMTSEFIFTTPVQAFTVTVPVCNNWADIGLPEVFNDPDLASFNGATTQTSATDVTHLVKQAVGVFATNEAAAAAFARLNDRTVGCSGQTAVMGFGNGTSQVWSFSGAGPDGQQAAWVKQEAGTDRRCFTQTRLRENVLLQAKVCQSGNGGPAVNVLAGAIQNSLGQ
- a CDS encoding response regulator, encoding MIRVLIVDDEPLIAEAHRAYVDRLPGFAVHGVVGTGSAAVRTVAGAAAGDSPIDLVLLDIGLPDASGIDVASALSGIRPSPDIIAITSERDLEVVRSAVAHGVALYLLKPFTFAAFRDKLERYQQYREALGAGGAAAGQHEIDRAINALRTADQKASTPKGVSADTLDLVTAAIRGAPTGLNASEAAAQLGISRVTAWRYLERLADDGVVTRVTEYGKAGRPQVRYRLN
- a CDS encoding sensor histidine kinase; amino-acid sequence: MTPHPPRTSPASSSRSVARELFRWQLALLLILILGAGGVAVLDARRDADELTTQKVIAITESVALMRSTAEAIESPDPTAILQPQTEAIRKATGADFIVVMAPDRTRFTHTDVNRIGGQFTGNIDRALAGTTFTETYPGTLGPSIRAVAPVRDDSGTIVGLVSAGVTRTKVSQSVMATLPAIGLALGVALVMALTGAYLLERRLRRRTLGLSFGDLSALYEQREAVLHAIGEGLLVFNADGRAEVVNDEARRLLSLPEGPVTRAGLPGSLGTSGDETLTDETHVTADRVLLVNQQPVQWENRKVGTVMTLRDRTDLQRVSGELSSLTQFTESLRSRAHEADNRLHTVITMVELGRAEQAVAFATAELAVSQHLIDRLMATVAEPALAALLLGKISQARDSGVELTVTEESLLDDPDNIGLTQGELVTLVGNLVDNAIEAARVAEPSWVEVTVRGTSDSLTVSVADSGPGMTPDAFEQARMRGHSTKSGDRGLGLALVWQVIAAHGGTITSQNSYGSVITATIPTVRA
- a CDS encoding cation:dicarboxylate symporter family transporter, with protein sequence MASAGEPGADTAAEAEKPKKKDRTHWLYIMVLVAIVAGIIVGLASPDTGASLGVLGTLFVALIKMMISPVIFCTIVLGIGSVRKAASVGKVGGLALGYFLVMSTFALAIGLLVGNIIHPGDGLNATGDPAAGAELAAEAEGEGGTMEFISGIIPTSLLSSLTEGNVLQTLFVALLVGFAVQAMGRTGEPLLRGIGLLQKLVFRILAGILWLAPIGAFGAIAKVVGDTGFQAVIQMGVLMGAFYLTCVVFVFGVLGVLIRLIAGQSIFKLARYLAREYLLIVATSSSESALPRLIAKMEHAGVQPTTVGIVVPTGYSFNLDGTAIYLTMASLFIADALGDPLTIGEQLSLLVFMIIASKGAAGVSGAGLATLAGGLQAHRPELLDGIGLIVGIDRFMSEARALTNFSGNAVATVLVGSWTDTVDKDRLSKVLDGEIPFDEQTMVDDDSHDRKPAMSGSETS
- the egtC gene encoding ergothioneine biosynthesis protein EgtC, encoding MCRHLGWLGEAVSVSSLVLEPPNGLLVQSYAPRRQKHGTMNADGWGVGFFDGDTPRRWRGAAPLWGDSSFASVAPALASTCVVAAVRSATVGMPIDVSAAAPFTDGRWLLSHNGVVDRSVLPADSGAESVVDSALLAALIFRRGLDQLGPTIAEVGAADPLARLNILAGNGCRLLATTWGDTLSMLRRPDGVVVASEPYDDHPDWEDIPDHHLVDVHDGTVTVTAL
- a CDS encoding MarR family winged helix-turn-helix transcriptional regulator, which encodes MTDGHDLGTLAGQVMFAVQNEHFDRLHRAGYPNVGPRHGAVLAYLTPEGVRATELARKCGQLKQVVGHIVDDLERLGYVTRKPDPEDRRAKLVVPTAKGRRLLRASQAILADITHRHAALLGEAEYTKFLDNLQAVADHQLEITGEQ
- the egtE gene encoding ergothioneine biosynthesis PLP-dependent enzyme EgtE, translating into MTELAGSWRAARPQPAGIHLDSAACSRQSFAVIDALAQHARHEAELGGYVAAAAAEPVLAAGRTAIAALTGRAGEDVVFTTGSTHALDLLLGSWPGRRTLACAPGEYGPNLAVMAANGFEVHALPVDSLGRVIVEQAREMLAADPPALVHLTGVGSHRGVAQPLHELVHGCRGLGIPVVLDAAQAFGQIDCAVGADAVYSSSRKWMAGPRGVGFLAVAPELAGRLIRRLPPPDWDVAVGVLESFEHHEANVAARLGFSLAVGEYVAAGPAAVRARLAELGTAARIAVDGVAGWRVVEPVDEPTAITTLVPPDHVDPVAVREWLTGERGIVTTVALQARAPFELTGPVLRISPHVDTTEADLDMFVAALADGTAAALSDRQV
- the egtD gene encoding L-histidine N(alpha)-methyltransferase codes for the protein MTSHTSITVANHLAADHAARALREDVRTGLTASPKSLPPKWFYDAVGSDLFDRITRLPEYYPTRAEASILAQRAAEIAVASGADTLVELGSGTSEKTRRLLDALREHGTLTRFIPFDVDSSVLVAAGAALTAEYPGLDIDPVCGDFEEHLGEIPRGGSRLFAFLGSTIGNLTPGPRAQFLASLAAVMNPGDSLLLGTDLVKDTERLVRAYDDSAGVTAAFNRNVLSVVNRELHADFDLDAFAHVAKWNAGEERIEMWLRAATAQQVHIGELDLRVDFAAGEEMLTEVSCKFRSEGVARELAAAGLTRTHWWTDAPGDFGLSLAVR
- the egtB gene encoding ergothioneine biosynthesis protein EgtB — its product is MSTRELLADGLSRARERTRALVAFEDDELRRQYHPLMSPLVWDLAHIGQQEELWLLRDGNLEVPGLLPRNIEGLYDAFVHSRASRVDLPLLSPAEAHRYLETVRRKALDVLDAADEDHEFRFALVISHENQHNETMLQALAMRTGAPLLSAGTALPGGRPGVAGTSVEVPAGDFVLGVDPADEPFSLDNERPAHTVFVPGFRIGRVPVTNREWRAFLDDGGYRRPELWSTRGWDHRTKAGLDAPMYWNTDGTRTRFGHLETIPDDEPVQHVTYFEAQAYARWAGARLPTEIEWEKAAAWDPAAGRRRRFPWGAATPTAAVANLTGEALRPAPVGAYPAGASAYGAEQMLGDVWEWTSSPLRPWPGFTPMIYDRYTEPFFEGDYRVLRGGSWAVAADILRPSFRNWDHPIRRQIFSGVRLAWDL